The genome window GCCATGATGGCCTCGCCGCGGAAATCCATGTCGGGACGCAGCTCGTCGCTGGGCTGATGATAGTTGTTCTTGGTGTAGTAGTCGGCCTGCTCCAAGCCCCACTCGCGGGTGTGTCCCTGGTATTTCATGCCTTCGTTGATGGAGAACGAAGGAACACCCACGCGCGCCATGCTGAAATGATCGGAGCGGTAGTAATGTCCGGCATCGGGATGAGAGTCGGGGATGATGGTCAATCCGAATTGTTTTGCAGTCTCCTGCACGACGGGATAAAAGTTGGTGCGCTCAGAACCCACGACTTCAGTCTCTTCCGGCACACCTCGTGCGGGAACGTCATCATAGTTCAGGTCCAACGCGATCTTGCCGGCAGGAATCGGGGGATGCATCCCAAAATATTTTGAGCCCAGCAAACCTTGCTCCTCGGCGGTCACGGAGACAAATAAGACAGACCGCGCCGGCCGCTGCGGCGCATAGGCAAAGGCGCGGGCAATTTCCATGATGATGCCGCAGCCGGAGGCGTTATCCATGGCGCCGTTGTAGATGTTGTCGCCGGGCTGGTCAGGATGAATTCCCAAGTGGTCGTAGTGGGCGGTATACATAACGGCCTCGTCTTTTCTTTTCTTGTCGGAGCCGGGAAGCATGGCCACAACATTGTTCGACTCGAAAGGGCGCACCTTGGTCACCATATGCGCTTTCAACCGCACGGGCAGCGGAATAGGACGAAAATCGGGAGAAGCGATTTTCTTAAGCCAATCATCAAAATCCTGCCCGGCGAGCGATGCGATCTTGCGGCCCACGCTCTCGTGAATGCGGGCAGCAGCTTTCAACTTGGGGTCCTCATCTCCGCTCAGACGCGATTGTTCGCCCGACCAGGAGTTGCGCACTACGTCCCAACCATAAGGATCAAAGCCTTCTTTATGGATGAGCAAAACTGCGACCGCACCTTTACGGGCAGCTTCTTCGAATTTGTATGTCCAGCGCCCATAATAAGTGAGCGCCTTGCCGGTGAAAAACTTGGGATCATCGGAAGGCGGTTCGTTGGTCACCATCACAAGCACTTTGCCTTTGAGGTCAACATCTTTATAGTCGTTCCATTTGTACTCGGGAGCATCAATGCCATAGCCGACGAAAACAAGGTCGGCGTCAATATCGCTGCTGGGATTCTGGGTCTCATCGGTGGCAACATACTCTTCGCCCGCCTTCAGCTCTATTTCCTGGCCGTCATGCACGATGGCAAACTTGGTCTCGGGCTGCGCGGTCAGTCCCACCATGGGCACCTTTTGCAGAAAAGTGCCGTTATCCCCGGCGGGCTCGAGGCCCATGAGAGCAAATTGCGTGGCGATGTACTGCCCGGCAATATCGCCTCCGCGCGCGCCGGTGCCGCGCCCTTCCAGCAGGTCATGCGAGAGAAAACGTATGTGCTCGCGGATGCGGTCGCCGCTGATGGAATCCATGGACGCAGCAACGCCAGCGGGCAGGCCGGAATGTGGACCACTCGCAGCGCTCTTCTTTACAGTGGCGGCCTTTCCGTTTGCAGTTGGCGGGTTTATAGCCGATGGCTTTGCAGTCTGGGCCAGAACAACCGTTGGAACAGCAGAAATCATGAAGATCAGCAGCAAACATGCAGGTTGACGCATGGAACCTCCC of Terriglobales bacterium contains these proteins:
- a CDS encoding M28 family peptidase yields the protein MRQPACLLLIFMISAVPTVVLAQTAKPSAINPPTANGKAATVKKSAASGPHSGLPAGVAASMDSISGDRIREHIRFLSHDLLEGRGTGARGGDIAGQYIATQFALMGLEPAGDNGTFLQKVPMVGLTAQPETKFAIVHDGQEIELKAGEEYVATDETQNPSSDIDADLVFVGYGIDAPEYKWNDYKDVDLKGKVLVMVTNEPPSDDPKFFTGKALTYYGRWTYKFEEAARKGAVAVLLIHKEGFDPYGWDVVRNSWSGEQSRLSGDEDPKLKAAARIHESVGRKIASLAGQDFDDWLKKIASPDFRPIPLPVRLKAHMVTKVRPFESNNVVAMLPGSDKKRKDEAVMYTAHYDHLGIHPDQPGDNIYNGAMDNASGCGIIMEIARAFAYAPQRPARSVLFVSVTAEEQGLLGSKYFGMHPPIPAGKIALDLNYDDVPARGVPEETEVVGSERTNFYPVVQETAKQFGLTIIPDSHPDAGHYYRSDHFSMARVGVPSFSINEGMKYQGHTREWGLEQADYYTKNNYHQPSDELRPDMDFRGEAIMARFGLALGWKAANLPQLPAWQHGDEFEAARLKSH